In one Yarrowia lipolytica chromosome 1A, complete sequence genomic region, the following are encoded:
- a CDS encoding uncharacterized protein (Compare to YALI0A21241g, some similarities with DEHA-IPF3316.1 Debaryomyces hansenii DEHA0C17842g) translates to MSAQDERSRIPPISSQADSALLNPPHSALQQQQSSSNGTSNQPDSSTMTDTRGPLMTQEARDRETQNSLKPHPQSQSLFNKPQIAPVLTEAASGLRPDTNINSNNNNASSHTSHTTSLLSAAASARGPDGLIAHIRNAAPPTAAIESSPYYSYPQPHSHMKNHPHQQPPAAPGIFPQHPQHSPPHPQAHPHQHQPPAPYGYAPGRLPPPGMRPPAMGYYPYYPYSADLQRMPPVDQGDASHPKLPRINVDPRVNSPEQRPYPDYAQQQPQQHAPLQTSNNNNRAPPEQASTASDFGGDRPPPKKRGRKRIEVAEVLANNDLSHCSPLGEKELEADHRKHKRPSRPQAAETTTGERQYPCTFPGCEWSFVRISDQRRHLRSHQEPLFVCPFYAEDNSCHRNGGSFTRSDVLKRHLRLVHFVQFKQSDSGWCRYCEKIFPSHKFFLDHCDTCAVNNKRKTRKGAPDHDADYNQNKSEQAQSHQQPQQQLQLTQPHQSTHAHMPPPQDVSHNEIEADQEPEADLELLSTASSMLAKEPGELPVLASHLKGQEDSDRHQKRKGRSSKSSLSGTIQAGHHL, encoded by the coding sequence GGCCCGTTGATGACGCAGGAAGCCCGCGATCGCGAGACCCAAAACAGCCTGAAACCACATCCGCAGTCGCAGTCGCTCTTCAACAAACCCCAGATCGCACCTGTGCTCACTGAAGCTGCCTCAGGCTTGCGCCCCgacaccaacatcaacagtAATAACAACAACGCCTCGTCGCATACTTCTCATACGACATCGCTCttgtcagcagcagcatcagctCGAGGGCCCGATGGATTGATCGCGCACATCAGAAATGCTGCACCCCCAACAGCGGCCATAGAGTCCTCGCCATACTACTCTTACCCCCAACCACATTCTCATATGAAGAACCATCCGCATCAGCAGCCTCCCGCAGCTCCAGGTATCTTCCCCCAGCATCCCCAGCATTCACCACCCCACCCACAAGCCCATCctcaccagcaccagccTCCAGCACCATACGGTTATGCCCCTGGGCGtctgcctcctccaggaaTGCGACCCCCCGCCATGGGCTACTACCCGTACTACCCGTACTCGGCCGATTTGCAGCGAATGCCTCCAGTCGACCAGGGAGACGCCTCACACCCCAAGCTGCCACGTATTAACGTCGACCCTCGTGTAAACTCGCCTGAACAACGACCCTACCCCGACTACGCgcagcagcaacctcaACAGCACGCGCCTCTGCAGACCAGCAACAATAACAATCGCGCGCCTCCAGAGCAGGCGTCCACAGCTTCCGACTTTGGTGGCGACAGACCGCCACCTAAAAAGCGAGGCAGAAAACGAATTGAGGTCGCCGAGGTGCTGGCTAACAACGACCTGAGCCACTGCTCGCCTCTGGGAGAAAAGGAACTCGAGGCCGACCATCGAAAACACAAACGGCCCTCAAGACCTCAGGCTGCAGAAACCACTACCGGAGAACGGCAGTACCCATGCACCTTCCCAGGATGTGAATGGTCATTTGTGCGAATTTCCGACCAACGACGCCACCTGAGATCGCACCAGGAGCcgctgtttgtgtgtccCTTCTACGCCGAAGACAACTCATGCCACAGAAACGGAGGCTCTTTCACACGATCAGATGTGCTCAAACGACATCTGCGGCTGGTCCACTTTGTGCAATTCAAACAGAGTGACTCGGGCTGGTGTAGATACTGTGAGAAGATCTTCCCATCACACAAATTCTTCCTCGACCATTGCGACACCTGTGCAGTCAACAACAAGAGAAAAACACGAAAAGGAGCACCAGACCACGACGCGGACTACAACCAGAACAAGTCTGAGCAGGCGCAAAGCCATCAGCAACCACAGCAGCAATTGCAGCTCACACAGCCCCATCAGTCTACTCATGCCCACATGCCTCCCCCCCAGGACGTGTCTCACAACGAAATTGAAGCCGACCAAGAGCCCGAGGCTGATCTCGAATTGCTCAGTACCGCCTCCAGTATGTTGGCCAAGGAGCCTGGAGAGCTTCCTGTTCTTGCATCGCATTTGAAGGGCCAGGAGGACTCGGATCGACACCAGAAACGAAAAGGCCGATCCTCCAAGAGTTCCCTGTCGGGAACCATTCAAGCAGGACATCATCTGTAA
- a CDS encoding uncharacterized protein (Compare to YALI0A21307g, similar to Saccharomyces cerevisiae PHO84 (YML123C); ancestral locus Anc_8.858, similar to uniprot|P25297 Saccharomyces cerevisiae YML123c PHO84 high-affinity inorganic phosphate/H+ symporter): MDAQNKTAGGNAAFHNFVNDFAHIEDPNERRRLALEKIDSASFGWYHIRAIMVAGIGFMTDSYDIFAINLGITMMSYVYWGQGTGHDGHIPDSTNTLLKVSTSVGTVIGQLGFGILADVVGRKKIYGVELILMIGATIAQCMTGHSQAISFVAVLTFWRIVMGIGIGGDYPLSSIITSEFATTKWRGAMMGAVFANQGWGQLMGSIVAICCVAGFKNSLEPYHGANDCGFDCQQALDKSWRILVGWGCVPAMCALYFRLTIPETPRYTFDVSRDIEKAQADIDKYTSGEHGNASPEEIEALKAQAEELQTQQNAYNPPVASAGDFFRHFSQWKHGKILLGTAGSWFLLDVAFYGLGLNNSTILHTIGFDKGDNLYSTLMKNSVGNLILICAGAIPGYWLSVVTVDFIGRKPIQIGGFTILTALFCIIGFGYDKIGEGGLLACYILCQLFENFGPNVTTFIVPGECYPTRYRSSAHGISAASGKVGAIIAQVVIGTLVNHNCDRDGKPKGCWLNHVMEIFALFMLLGIGTSFLIPETKRRTLEDLAEELHGEVQWRPPVEDQAEDVSDFNDNEKSV; encoded by the coding sequence ATGGACGCTCAGAACAAGACTGCCGGTGGTAACGCCGCTTTCCACAACTTCGTGAACGACTTCGCTCACATTGAGGACCCCAAtgagcgacgacgactcgcgctggagaagattgactCCGCTTCTTTCGGATGGTACCACATCCGAGCCATCATGGTTGCCGGTATCGGTTTCATGACAGACTCTTACGATATCTTCGCCATCAACCTGGGTATCACCATGATGTCCTACGTTTACTGGGGCCAGGGAACTGGCCACGATGGTCACATTCCCGACTCCACGAACACCCTGCTCAAGGTCTCCACTTCTGTCGGTACCGTCATCGGTCAGCTTGGTTTCGGTATTCTTGCTGATGTTGTCGGCCGAAAGAAGATCTACGGTGTTGAGCTGATTCTCATGATCGGTGCTACCATTGCTCAGTGTATGACTGGCCACTCTCAGGCCATCTCCTTCGTTGCCGTCCTCACCTTCTGGCGAATTGTCATGGGTATCGGTATCGGAGGTGACTATCCTCTGTCTTCCATTATCACTTCTGAGTTCGCTACCACCAAGTGGCGAGGAGCCATGATGGGTGCTGTCTTCGCCAACCAGGGCTGGGGCCAGCTCATGGGCTCCATCGTCGCCATCTGTTGTGTTGCTGGCTTCAAGAACTCTCTTGAGCCCTACCACGGCGCCAACGACTGTGGCTTTGACTGTCAGCAGGCTCTCGATAAGTCTTGGCGAATCCTTGTCGGATGGGGTTGTGTCCCCGCCATGTGCGCTCTGTACTTCCGACTGACCATTCCCGAGACCCCCCGATACACCTTTGACGTTTCTCGAGACATTGAGAAGGCTCAGGCTGACATTGACAAGTACACTTCTGGCGAGCACGGAAACGCCTCCcccgaggagattgaggctctcaaggcccagGCTGAGGAGCTCCAGACCCAGCAGAACGCTTACAACCCCCCCGTTGCCTCTGCCGGCGACTTCTTCCGACATTTCTCCCAGTGGAAGCACGGAAAGATTCTGCTTGGTACTGCCGGTTCTTGGTTCCTGCTCGATGTTGCCTTCTACGGACTGGGTCTTAACAACTCCACCATTCTGCACACCATTGGTTTCGATAAGGGTGACAACCTGTACTCCACCCTCATGAAGAACTCCGTCGGTAACCTGATTCTTATCTGTGCCGGTGCCATCCCCGGATACTGGCTCTCTGTTGTCACCGTCGACTTCATTGGCCGAAAGCCCATCCAGATTGGAGGTTTCACCATCCTGACTGCTCTCTTCTGTATTATTGGTTTCGGTTACGACAAGATTGGAGAGGGAGGTCTGCTCGCCTGTTACATTCTGTGTCAGCTCTTTGAGAACTTTGGTCCCAACGTGACCACCTTCATTGTCCCCGGAGAGTGCTACCCCACCCGATACCGATCTTCCGCTCACGGTATCTCTGCTGCTTCCGGTAAGGTCGGTGCCATCATTGCCCAGGTCGTTATTGGTACTCTGGTCAACCACAACTGTGACCGAGACGGAAAGCCCAAGGGATGTTGGCTCAACCACGTCATGGAGATCTTCGCCCTCTTCATGCTGCTCGGTATCGGTACTTCTTTCCTGATTCCCGAGACCAAGCGACGAACCCTTGAGGATCTTGCTGAGGAGCTGCACGGTGAGGTCCAGTGGCGACCCCCTGTGGAGGACCAGGCTGAGGATGTCTCCGACTTCAACGACAACGAGAAGTCTGTCTAA
- a CDS encoding uncharacterized protein (Compare to YALI0A21263g, similar to uniprot|P54783 Saccharomyces cerevisiae YML086c ALO D-arabinono-1 4-lactone oxidase, similar to Saccharomyces cerevisiae ALO1 (YML086C); ancestral locus Anc_8.861), producing the protein MSLRNSTTAKRFHSHKTWAGTFWSRPSLYFQPASIEELQAIVTRARDLGKTIMVVGSAHSPSDLTMTSQWLVNLDKLSKAVSFKPHTSGLYTDVTVEAGIRIHQLNEVLKRKGLAMQNLGSISDQSVAGIISTGTHGSSAYHGLVSQQIVSLTIMIASGELLTCSPDENPTLFRAALLSLGKLGIIVYATLRTVPAYTIHSTQHVITFETLIREWDNLWTASEYIRVWWFPYAERCILWRASKSELPLSAPRPSWYGTWLGRLFYETLLWVSVRLWPSLTPSVERFIFSRQYGMEDTLGSGTGSEAVQGSVEGLNMDCLFSQFVNEWGMPLDNGPDVLRALRAKIEAAAKDNIYYVHSPVEVRCSNMSVPDSGDRNVEPNTQEFSASRRGAITGNTLRPLLDINPRDRPYASPHGHVTNSNLTLYINATMYRPFGVNSPVGKWYRDFEGIVAEAGGKPHWAKNFLGPETAELKDNESEDGKMLGLKPIIDEWYGDDLKQWKSLREKYDPTGVFLSGKVWMDRNGLL; encoded by the coding sequence ATGTCACTGCGAAACAGCACGACTGCTAAGCGGTTTCATTCGCATAAGACCTGGGCAGGGACCTTCTGGTCCCGTCCATCGCTGTACTTCCAGCCCGCAAGCATAGAAGAGCTCCAGGCCATTGTGACACGAGCACGAGACCTGGGAAAGACAATCATGGTGGTGGGCTCAGCTCACTCACCCTCGGACCTCACCATGACCTCCCAATGGCTCGTCAACCTCGACAAGCTTAGCAAGGCCGTGTCCTTCAAGCCCCACACCTCGGGTCTCTACACTGACGTTACTGTCGAGGCCGGTATTCGCATCCATCAGCTCAACGAGGTACTCAAGCGAAAGGGACTGGCCATGCAGAACCTGGGCTCCATTTCAGACCAATCTGTGGCCGGAATCATCAGTACAGGAACCCACGGTTCGTCGGCCTACCACGGTCTGGTTTCCCAGCAAATCGTGTCACTGACCATCATGATCGCCTCCGGTGAGCTGCTCACGTGCTCACCCGATGAGAACCCTACTCTTTTCCGAGCTGCACTCCTTTCTCTTGGAAAGCTAGGAATCATCGTCTACGCCACTCTCCGAACCGTGCCGGCATACACCATCCACTCCACCCAGCATGTCATCACCTTTGAGACTCTGATCCGTGAGTGGGACAACCTGTGGACTGCCTCGGAGTATATCCGGGTGTGGTGGTTCCCGTACGCAGAGCGATGCATTCTGTGGCGAGCTTCCAAGTCAGAGTTGCCGCTGTCCGCCCCTCGACCTTCCTGGTACGGCACCTGGCTCGGCCGGCTCTTTTACGAGACTCTGCTGTGGGTCTCGGTACGACTGTGGCCCTCGCTTACCCCTTCGGTCGAGCggttcatcttctccaggcAGTACGGCATGGAGGACACTCTGGGTTCCGGAACCGGCTCGGAGGCCGTGCAGGGCTCTGTCGAGGGTCTCAACATGGACTGTCTCTTCTCCCAATTTGTTAACGAGTGGGGCATGCCTCTGGACAATGGCCCCGATGTCCTGCGAGCTCTGCGAGCCAAAATTGAAGCTGCCGCCAAGGACAATATTTATTATGTGCATTCCCCCGTGGAGGTGCGATGCTCCAACATGTCTGTGCCCGACAGTGGCGACCGAAACGTGGAGCCCAACACTCAGGAGTTTTCTGCTTCGCGACGAGGAGCCATCACCGGCAACACTCTGCGACCTCTTTTGGACATCAATCCTCGAGACCGGCCTTATGCCTCTCCTCATGGCCATGTGACGAACTCCAACCTCACCCTCTACATCAACGCCACCATGTACAGACCCTTTGGAGTCAACTCCCCTGTGGGCAAGTGGTACCGTGACTTTGAGGGCATTGTGGCCGAGGCTGGAGGAAAGCCTCACTGGGCCAAAAACTTTTTGGGTCCCGAGACggccgagctcaaggatAACGAGAGCGAGGACGGCAAGATGCTTGGTCTCAAGCCCATCATTGATGAGTGGTATGGAGATGATCTCAAGCAGTGGAAGTCGTTGCGAGAAAAGTACGATCCCACAGGAGTGTTTCTTTCAGGAAAGGTGTGGATGGATAGAAATGGTTTGCTTTAA
- a CDS encoding uncharacterized protein (Compare to YALI0A21285g, no similarity), with translation MEEPRIARIRKKKSRHTNYYKNAEKYVRWAEEREQREREYMLSRPPPELEEYDSTPIRPYKIVKTTRWQELPPCEAEDFQKNGNSHCATQQYTNDTGAPSLRQQSATCLARQARFLTEGLLKDVRNATVWKSVWEAVLYGQNDSLNVFLVFATELQKHSDFPCHYNGLLHPTKTLTDRCASLRALLLRGKSRHRIESVAQALTVGDVSYLELGVKHIRNELILNYTRDDLYEHAQNALTRLKSLTVLDIRYVDISDATLSLWKNALVRGDWPELKVLLLGHSNADKVAPLMEIPQLWYVGYRGDRLCHRNWFTCKNDIKKDDVPDRLQKIIRCAQNHPSSWLLSSLKELNNESQRGKLILEVNFSMTSWDLEELRKRPADYVHCVRMRKSEEKALNPPSTAVKTEPKPLYRQVARKRRVDAAVSGFFGQVGPKRPCP, from the coding sequence ATGGAAGAACCCCGGATAGCACGAATCCGCAAAAAGAAATCACGACACACCAACTATTACAAAAACGCTGAAAAGTATGTGAGATGGGCCGAGGAGCGAGAACAGCGAGAACGCGAGTATATGTTGTCTCGACCTCCACCTGAACTAGAGGAATACGACAGCACCCCCATAAGACCCTACAAGATTGTGAAAACGACGCGCTGGCAAGAACTGCCTCCTTGTGAAGCGGAAGATTTTCAGAAAAACGGTAATTCGCACTGCGCAACCCAGCAGTACACAAACGACACGGGCGCCCCGTCATTACGTCAGCAGAGCGCGACGTGTTTGGCTAGACAGGCGCGTTTTCTAACCGAGGGTCTATTGAAGGACGTTCGCAACGCGACAGTATGGAAATCGGTATGGGAAGCTGTTCTCTATGGGCAGAACGACTCTCTTAACGTGTTTCTGGTGTTTGCAACTGAGTTACAAAAGCATTCTGATTTCCCCTGCCATTACAACGGTCTGTTGCATCCTACAAAAACCCTTACAGATCGATGTGCCTCTCTGAGAgcgctgctgctgcgtGGTAAAAGCCGGCATCGAATCGAGTCTGTGGCCCAAGCACTGACTGTGGGAGACGTCTCTTACCTGGAATTGGGCGTCAAGCATATCCGCAACGAACTCATCTTAAACTACACACGTGATGATCTGTATGAACATGCACAAAACGCCTTGACACGCTTGAAGAGCCTGACCGTGCTGGATATCCGATATGTCGATATCAGCGATGCTACACTGTCCTTGTGGAAGAATGCTCTTGTTCGAGGAGATTGGCCTGAGCTGAAGGTCCTTCTGCTTGGCCATTCCAATGCTGATAAAGTGGCCCCTCTAATGGAAATCCCGCAATTGTGGTATGTCGGATACCGTGGGGATCGTCTCTGCCATCGCAATTGGTTCACGTGCAAGAAtgacatcaagaaggatgacGTGCCCGATCGATTGCAAAAGATCATCAGGTGTGCTCAGAATCACCCCTCCTCGTGGCTTCTCTCAAGTTTAAAGGAACTGAACAATGAGAGCCAGCGTGGAAAGCTCATCCTCGAGGTTAACTTCTCAATGACATCatgggatctggaagagCTTCGAAAACGTCCAGCTGACTATGTACATTGTGTCCGAATGAGGAAGAGCGAAGAGAAGGCTCTGAACCCACCATCGACGGCCGTAAAGACGGAGCCCAAGCCCTTGTATCGTCAGGTGGCTCGTAAGCGACGAGTAGATGCTGCAGTAAGTGGATTTTTTGGCCAGGTTGGGCCCAAGCGTCCCTGTCCCTGA